The Strigops habroptila isolate Jane chromosome 8, bStrHab1.2.pri, whole genome shotgun sequence genome includes a window with the following:
- the LOC115612222 gene encoding uricase-like, with protein sequence MERLLGSACSAMQDMDQTLPASARKQGRLSTWHMQSLTAAGRAGSQKWGQFVLGAREHQEMYVEASTEFHYNCDVFSLQIKDVEVLNCEYGKNTIKFLRLHREGKKHFVKEVEVCTHLRLTSCHEYLDGNNSAVIPTDTIKNIVLVLAKKNGIATLEQFAIDICQHFMTTFCQVAYVKTYVQEVPWQRLHENGIPHIHSFICVPNGIRFCEAEQCRNGPLIVFAGIKDLKLMKTTQSGFEGFYKNEHTTLPERNDRILCGELFCKWSYGECKDFDFDCIWNKIRECILEAFAGPPDCGEYSPSYQKTVNSIQMHILSKVSQVQVIEVVLNNTFYNVVDMKNLGLTNDKEVLVPVETPYGSCACTLGRKTFLEAQAHMLKDERQSLLGLAAAQRN encoded by the exons ATGGAGCGcctgctgggctctgcctgctctgccatGCAGGACATGGACCAAACTTTGCCAgcttctgcaagaaaacaggGAAGGCTGAGCACATGGCACATGCAGAGCCTGACAGcggctgggagagctgggagcCAGAAGTGGGGACAGTTTGTTCTTGGTGCCAGGGAACATCAGGAAATGTATGTAGAG GCTTCCACAGAGTTCCATTACAACTGCgatgtattttctctgcagatcAAGGATGTAGAAGTCCTCAACTGCGAATATGGCAAGAACACAATTAAATTCCTTCGCCTCCatagagaaggaaagaagcacTTCGTTAAAGAAGTGGAAGTGTGCACACATCTCCGGCTGACTTCTTGTCATGAGTACCTGGATGGAAACAACTCAGCTGTGATACCTACAGACACCATAAAGAATATTGTCCTTGTGTTGGCCAAGAAAAATggg ATCGCAACTTTAGAACAATTTGCTATAGATATCTGCCAACACTTCATGACAACATTTTGCCAAGTGGCGTACGTCAAAACCTACGTTCAAGAAGTACCATGGCAACGTCTACATGAG AATGGCATTCCCCACATCCACTCATTCATATGTGTTCCTAATGGGATCCGGTTTTGTGAAGCTGAGCAGTGCCGAAATG GTCCTCTGATTGTTTTTGCTGGAATTAAAGATCTGAAACTGATGAAGACAACACAGTCTGGATTTGAAGGCTTCTATAAGAATGAACACACCACACTTCCTGAAAGGAATGACAGGATTTTATGTGGCGAGCTCTTCTGCAAATGGTCATATGGCGAATGCAAGGATTTTGACTTTGATTGCATATG GAACAAAATCCGTGAATGTATCCTTGAAGCGTTTGCTGGGCCACCTGACTGTGGGGAATATTCACCCTCTTACCAGAAAACTGTCAACTCCATCCAGATGCACATCCTTTCCAAAGTATCACAG GTACAGGTCATAGAAGTCGTCTTGAACAACACTTTTTATAATGTTGTAGACATGAAGAATCTAGGCTTGACCAATGACAAAGAA GTTCTGGTTCCAGTGGAAACTCCTTATGGCTCCTGCGCTTGCACACTTGGCAGGAAGACGTTCTTAGAAGCACAAGCCCATATGCTAAAAGATGAAAGGCAAAGTCTGCTTGGACTGGCAGCTGCCCAGAGAAACTAA